The following are encoded together in the Actinoplanes sp. N902-109 genome:
- a CDS encoding CHAT domain-containing protein — translation MRAARRGDRAGEARAYARAEKAGRLSNESVARRTAAGQRLALALQHLGWLDVAERHLTGLIARARDNSDGSVPPVMLGRCLDTRGLVRRERGALDAAAQDHRAALTLLRGHEAAAARAEVNLAVVYKDSHRLTEARAVARAALRRSRGAGDRNVMAHALVTLGLVHELRHEFDLAERFARVAVSILSADGDLAGAAVAAHNVGRLLVDHRDPVAGAQWLRRALQLNQQAGSLHGQAADVGALAAVAHGLGSLRAARELHQQALTLLRRAGDPRGVIATLTDLSVLDVVDGDIAAARWHLTDAMRLARETALIRDLFDLHLRLGDLVPHDAERQYQAAARLVTALRAGLLEEREALDWFRVDSGDPYVRLAELSVKRNRPDEALRQAEAGRSQEMLRRLAERTTASPAGTPADLVQQEAAARARMAGALARMLGRHDDVEAAGRDYHVAQADWQQTLAAIEPYDARYVASRSGASAGTPDIARELAEEEQMSGARVLLAEFYLTTDAVLLFWITPESREPDLLTLAIEPAKLTDRVLALAAALDDAASGEPEALRRAVAALADPLLVELVAPIFEWSAPGDRLYLVPHGPLHRVPLHAIPYEGFCLAQRNPVGYSPSASVLRYCQANRRLPRTSALAVIDPVGTRALTFGRAQAAAAAGDFAYSVRTGTDANREGLMQLLSGPQARPPSVLHIGAHGIFDLEDPMRSGVELTGGRLTANDILSLSLTGTLVVLAACRSGVSEARPGDELLGLIRALIYAGAPSVLVSLWKVDELSTAMLLEHFYRELGAGVPAGDALHRAQSWLRERTVTDVVEYAARIRADTPAGHPAAVRQALAEARIRLLAGDHTGAAAVAQDAARSSVADERRDARALVARASLLAGMAAGRPDRRLYEHPYFWAPFVLVGDWR, via the coding sequence GTGCGCGCGGCGCGGCGAGGGGACCGTGCCGGTGAGGCGCGCGCCTATGCCCGAGCGGAGAAGGCGGGGCGGTTGAGCAACGAGAGCGTGGCCCGGCGCACGGCGGCCGGGCAGCGACTCGCGCTCGCATTGCAACACCTGGGGTGGCTGGATGTAGCCGAGCGGCACCTCACCGGGCTGATCGCGCGGGCGCGCGATAATTCGGACGGGTCGGTGCCTCCGGTGATGCTGGGCCGATGTCTGGACACCCGCGGGCTGGTACGCCGCGAACGCGGCGCCCTCGACGCAGCTGCACAGGATCACCGAGCGGCACTGACATTGCTTCGGGGGCACGAGGCTGCGGCGGCGCGCGCCGAAGTCAACCTGGCGGTGGTGTACAAGGACAGTCACCGTCTCACCGAGGCACGGGCGGTGGCGCGAGCAGCGCTGCGCCGTTCGCGGGGCGCCGGTGACCGCAATGTGATGGCACACGCTCTGGTGACCCTCGGACTCGTGCACGAACTGAGGCACGAGTTCGACTTAGCCGAGCGGTTCGCGCGGGTGGCCGTATCGATTCTGAGCGCCGACGGTGACCTTGCCGGCGCCGCCGTGGCCGCGCATAACGTGGGCCGCCTGCTTGTCGACCACCGCGATCCGGTCGCAGGCGCGCAGTGGCTGCGGCGTGCGTTGCAACTCAACCAGCAGGCCGGGTCTTTGCACGGGCAGGCGGCCGATGTCGGTGCGCTGGCCGCGGTGGCGCACGGGCTGGGCTCCCTGCGGGCCGCTCGTGAGCTGCACCAGCAGGCCCTCACGCTGCTGCGGCGAGCGGGTGACCCGCGAGGAGTCATCGCCACGCTCACCGACTTGTCGGTGCTCGACGTCGTCGACGGCGACATAGCCGCAGCACGCTGGCACCTCACCGACGCGATGCGGCTGGCTCGCGAGACGGCGCTCATCCGTGACCTATTCGACCTGCACCTTCGCCTCGGCGACCTCGTCCCGCATGATGCCGAGAGGCAGTATCAGGCGGCGGCTCGACTGGTGACCGCGTTACGGGCCGGGCTGCTGGAGGAACGTGAGGCACTGGACTGGTTCCGGGTGGACTCCGGGGACCCGTACGTGCGCCTGGCGGAATTGTCCGTCAAGCGCAACAGGCCTGACGAAGCCCTGCGCCAGGCCGAGGCCGGCCGTTCCCAGGAGATGCTGCGCAGGCTGGCCGAACGGACCACGGCGTCCCCCGCCGGCACACCGGCTGACCTGGTCCAGCAGGAAGCCGCGGCCCGCGCGAGGATGGCCGGCGCGCTCGCCCGGATGCTCGGCCGCCACGACGACGTCGAAGCGGCCGGGCGGGACTATCACGTTGCGCAGGCCGACTGGCAGCAGACGCTCGCCGCCATCGAGCCCTACGACGCCCGATATGTGGCCTCGCGAAGTGGAGCGTCGGCGGGCACCCCTGACATCGCCCGTGAACTGGCCGAGGAGGAGCAGATGAGCGGCGCACGAGTGCTGCTGGCGGAGTTCTACCTGACCACCGACGCGGTGCTGCTGTTCTGGATCACGCCCGAGTCGCGGGAGCCGGATCTCCTCACCCTAGCCATCGAGCCGGCGAAGCTAACCGACCGAGTCCTTGCGCTGGCCGCGGCCCTCGACGACGCCGCGTCGGGCGAGCCGGAGGCTCTGCGGCGGGCAGTCGCAGCCCTCGCCGATCCGTTACTGGTGGAGCTTGTAGCCCCGATATTCGAGTGGTCGGCGCCCGGCGACCGGCTTTATCTCGTGCCACACGGACCGCTGCACCGGGTGCCGCTGCACGCAATTCCGTATGAGGGCTTCTGCCTGGCACAGCGCAACCCGGTGGGCTACAGCCCGAGCGCGTCGGTGCTGCGCTACTGCCAGGCGAATCGTCGGCTGCCGCGCACGAGTGCGCTGGCGGTGATCGACCCGGTCGGCACGCGCGCCTTGACGTTCGGCCGGGCGCAGGCTGCGGCAGCGGCCGGAGACTTTGCGTACAGCGTGCGCACCGGCACGGACGCGAACCGCGAGGGACTGATGCAATTGCTGTCCGGACCGCAGGCGCGGCCGCCGTCGGTGCTGCACATCGGTGCGCACGGGATCTTCGACCTGGAGGATCCGATGCGCTCGGGCGTCGAACTCACCGGTGGCCGGCTCACCGCTAACGACATCCTGAGTCTGTCCCTGACCGGGACCCTGGTGGTGCTGGCCGCCTGTCGCAGCGGGGTGTCCGAGGCACGGCCCGGCGACGAGCTGCTGGGCCTGATCCGGGCGCTGATTTACGCCGGCGCGCCCTCGGTTCTGGTCAGCCTCTGGAAGGTGGACGAGCTGTCGACCGCGATGCTGCTGGAACACTTCTACCGTGAGCTCGGCGCCGGAGTGCCGGCCGGTGACGCCTTGCACCGGGCGCAGTCGTGGCTGCGTGAGCGCACGGTCACGGATGTTGTTGAGTACGCCGCGCGCATCCGCGCGGACACCCCGGCGGGGCATCCCGCAGCGGTGCGGCAGGCGCTGGCCGAGGCGCGGATCCGGCTGTTGGCCGGGGATCACACGGGAGCCGCCGCGGTGGCGCAGGACGCAGCCCGGTCCTCAGTAGCCGACGAGCGCCGCGACGCCCGCGCGCTGGTCGCCCGGGCCTCGCTGCTGGCCGGCATGGCCGCGGGCAGGCCCGACCGGCGGCTGTACGAGCACCCGTACTTCTGGGCGCCCTTCGTCCTGGTAGGAGACTGGAGATGA
- a CDS encoding RRQRL motif-containing zinc-binding protein, with translation MSRIRAIYWDPEGNRHGGLPTYWWRGAPDGYATRRQLRAHGLRPGGQPIAAQILWRGVGGTRAAYLYRLDLARPKRTATAAQLDAVRAALRARRTCPTCGEVRPYYIPRSFGECLDCRDERYPAH, from the coding sequence ATGTCGCGGATCCGGGCTATCTACTGGGATCCCGAGGGTAACCGACACGGCGGGCTGCCCACCTACTGGTGGCGCGGCGCACCCGACGGCTACGCCACCCGCCGGCAACTGCGCGCCCACGGGCTACGGCCCGGCGGTCAGCCGATCGCCGCGCAGATCCTGTGGCGCGGCGTCGGCGGCACCCGCGCCGCGTACCTGTACCGCCTCGACCTGGCCCGCCCCAAGCGCACCGCGACCGCGGCCCAGCTCGACGCCGTGCGCGCCGCCCTGCGCGCCCGCCGGACGTGCCCGACCTGCGGCGAGGTGCGGCCCTACTACATCCCGCGCTCGTTCGGCGAGTGCCTCGACTGCCGCGACGAGCGGTACCCGGCGCACTGA
- a CDS encoding bifunctional DNA primase/polymerase yields MPSNDFLTAALSAADRGWHVFPLRPDDKRPAIGKWEQRATIDPDRIRRCWTAGPYNVGIACGPSGLVVLDFDARKTGQTAPAGAEGYMHG; encoded by the coding sequence GTGCCTAGCAACGACTTCTTGACCGCCGCGCTGTCCGCCGCGGACCGCGGCTGGCACGTCTTCCCGCTACGCCCCGACGACAAGCGGCCCGCCATCGGCAAGTGGGAGCAGCGCGCCACCATCGACCCTGACCGGATCCGCCGGTGCTGGACGGCCGGGCCGTACAACGTCGGCATCGCGTGCGGGCCGTCCGGCCTCGTGGTGCTCGACTTCGACGCCCGCAAGACCGGGCAGACCGCGCCCGCGGGTGCCGAGGGCTACATGCACGGGTAG
- a CDS encoding bifunctional DNA primase/polymerase, producing MPDDTYAVASGRGGLHLYFRHPEGVELRNTAGALGWLIDTRAHGGYVVAAGSIVAGRAYTVRQDAPTAGLPGWLGGRLRPAPLRPEGPPVVIELPADRRGAYVRAAIAGTLTKLAEAGEGGRNHALFMAAQTLGQLVAGGAVDEDTVITVLVDGASRLGLSSREIERTILSGLRAGARRPRQVA from the coding sequence GTGCCCGACGATACATACGCGGTCGCATCCGGCCGCGGCGGGCTGCACCTGTACTTCCGCCACCCCGAAGGCGTTGAGCTGCGCAACACCGCGGGCGCGCTTGGCTGGCTGATCGACACCCGCGCGCACGGCGGCTACGTCGTCGCCGCGGGCTCGATCGTCGCCGGCCGCGCGTACACGGTCCGGCAGGACGCACCCACGGCCGGGCTGCCCGGCTGGCTCGGCGGGCGGCTACGGCCCGCACCGCTACGCCCGGAAGGGCCACCGGTCGTCATCGAGCTGCCCGCGGACCGCCGCGGCGCGTACGTGCGGGCCGCGATCGCCGGCACCCTGACCAAGCTCGCTGAGGCTGGCGAGGGCGGCCGGAACCACGCACTGTTCATGGCCGCGCAGACCCTCGGGCAGCTCGTTGCGGGCGGTGCGGTCGATGAGGACACCGTGATCACGGTCCTTGTCGACGGCGCATCCCGGCTCGGTCTCAGCTCACGCGAGATCGAGCGCACCATCTTGTCCGGGCTGCGGGCCGGTGCTCGCCGGCCGCGGCAGGTGGCGTGA
- a CDS encoding AAA family ATPase translates to MTAPTPERPALRIAGPDDAAAVLSAVDKPARLRTSWTAADIMAMEFAPPRWAVPGVIAEGFTLLCGPPKVGKSWMSLGLGVDAARGDRAFGSIGVEAGPVLYLALEDTARRLQTRLRKVLGNRPAPAGLTLATQCPPLPQGGDQAIAAWLDRHPRARLVIIDVFAKLRGNSAPGASAYDADYAAVGQAKKIADDYGVAVVAVHHVRKAGSEDFLSEVSGTNGLAGAADATLVLKRARNQGDGVLHVTGRDVDENEYPLTFDPAAGAWRMLDGPAGDYQLSDTRAAILRYLRAAPGSTPKAIAEGTGLKADTVRQNCTRMLADGRLTAEPGGRYRVPGVTAVTPVTGVTQPELNCGNGSDSESDSREDG, encoded by the coding sequence ATGACCGCCCCGACCCCCGAGCGGCCCGCGCTGCGCATCGCCGGACCGGACGACGCAGCGGCGGTGCTGTCCGCGGTCGACAAGCCGGCCCGGCTGCGCACCTCGTGGACCGCCGCGGACATCATGGCCATGGAGTTCGCCCCGCCGCGCTGGGCCGTGCCCGGCGTGATCGCCGAGGGTTTCACGCTGCTGTGCGGGCCGCCCAAGGTCGGCAAGTCGTGGATGTCGCTGGGCCTCGGCGTGGACGCCGCCCGCGGCGACCGCGCGTTCGGCTCGATCGGTGTGGAGGCCGGGCCGGTGCTCTACCTCGCCCTTGAGGACACCGCGCGGCGGCTGCAAACCCGGCTGCGCAAGGTGCTCGGCAACCGGCCCGCCCCGGCCGGGCTGACCCTGGCCACCCAGTGCCCGCCGCTGCCGCAGGGCGGGGATCAGGCCATCGCCGCGTGGCTCGACCGGCACCCGCGGGCAAGGTTGGTCATCATCGACGTGTTCGCCAAGCTGCGCGGCAACTCCGCGCCGGGCGCGTCCGCCTACGATGCCGACTACGCCGCGGTCGGCCAGGCCAAGAAGATCGCCGATGACTACGGCGTCGCGGTCGTCGCCGTGCACCACGTGCGCAAGGCCGGTTCGGAGGACTTCCTGTCCGAGGTGTCCGGCACCAACGGGCTCGCCGGTGCTGCGGACGCCACGCTCGTGCTCAAGCGGGCACGCAACCAAGGTGACGGCGTGCTGCACGTGACCGGCCGCGACGTCGACGAGAACGAGTACCCGCTGACCTTCGACCCCGCCGCGGGCGCGTGGCGGATGCTCGACGGCCCGGCCGGTGACTACCAGCTCAGCGACACCCGTGCCGCGATCCTGCGCTACCTGCGCGCTGCGCCCGGCTCGACGCCCAAGGCCATCGCCGAGGGGACCGGGCTCAAGGCGGACACCGTGCGGCAGAACTGCACGCGCATGCTCGCCGATGGACGGCTTACGGCCGAGCCGGGCGGCCGGTACCGGGTGCCGGGTGTCACCGCTGTCACTCCTGTCACTGGCGTCACTCAACCCGAGCTGAACTGCGGAAACGGCAGTGACAGCGAGAGTGACAGCCGTGAGGACGGCTGA
- a CDS encoding AlpA family transcriptional regulator, which yields MRLRAVDSTDTTTAETELITTEELARMLRVDPSSVRRWRTARPLQGPPFIALSERVIMYSIEDVRAWLASRRVTPEAA from the coding sequence GTGCGACTCAGAGCCGTAGACAGCACCGACACGACCACCGCCGAGACCGAGCTGATCACTACCGAGGAGTTGGCCCGGATGCTGCGCGTGGATCCGTCCAGCGTGCGCCGCTGGCGGACCGCCCGGCCGCTGCAAGGTCCGCCGTTCATCGCCCTGTCTGAGCGCGTGATCATGTACTCAATCGAGGACGTGCGCGCATGGCTGGCCAGCCGTCGAGTTACCCCGGAGGCAGCGTGA
- a CDS encoding tyrosine-type recombinase/integrase, giving the protein MEYRAGRPKPYKARVRWTDPATGDRRSKSHSTATPEDAQEWIDGMIRAANGGINPAAATQRLADYGADVMTLATRGLERKTLDPYLAGWRLRVVPTLGHIPMRMITNGVVDRAVYSWIEDECSRSTVKNTLAILVRVLEQAVRDGVVDRNVARVTGWQREYQRAEDELDDPRSLALPSWEALTTLADALVARSHGQFTGWGHIVTFAACTAARIGEVSGVRAGDIDRTTWTWTVRRQTTPGPGGLIDKGKRARKVPIIEEVRPMVIERLDSAAGPDARLFTGPRGGRISTAVLRDATHWDEVVTALGYEHLRRHDLRHTGLTWLADAGVHVHVHVLRKIAGHGSLSTTQRYLHPDQRSINEAGDALSAHLKAPRSRIERQLRSA; this is encoded by the coding sequence GTGGAGTACCGCGCCGGGCGGCCCAAACCCTACAAGGCTCGCGTGCGCTGGACGGACCCGGCGACCGGCGACCGGCGGTCCAAGTCGCACTCGACGGCGACGCCCGAGGACGCTCAGGAGTGGATCGACGGCATGATCCGTGCGGCCAACGGCGGGATCAATCCGGCCGCGGCCACGCAGCGACTCGCCGATTACGGCGCGGACGTGATGACGCTGGCCACTCGCGGGCTGGAGCGCAAGACGCTCGATCCCTACCTTGCCGGCTGGCGGCTGCGCGTCGTGCCGACCCTCGGCCACATCCCCATGCGGATGATCACCAACGGCGTGGTGGACCGGGCGGTTTACTCGTGGATCGAGGACGAGTGCAGCCGCTCGACGGTCAAGAACACCCTTGCCATTCTGGTCAGGGTGCTGGAACAGGCCGTCCGTGACGGGGTAGTGGACCGCAACGTCGCGCGGGTCACGGGCTGGCAGCGCGAGTACCAGCGGGCCGAGGACGAGTTGGACGACCCTCGCTCGCTCGCCCTGCCGAGCTGGGAAGCGCTGACCACCCTCGCAGACGCGCTCGTCGCCCGCTCGCACGGCCAGTTCACAGGATGGGGGCACATCGTCACTTTCGCTGCGTGCACAGCGGCCCGCATCGGCGAGGTGTCCGGCGTTCGAGCCGGGGACATCGACCGGACAACGTGGACGTGGACTGTGCGGAGGCAGACCACACCGGGACCGGGCGGGCTGATCGACAAGGGCAAGCGCGCTCGGAAGGTGCCGATCATCGAAGAGGTCCGCCCGATGGTGATCGAGCGGCTCGACTCGGCGGCCGGCCCGGACGCGCGACTGTTCACCGGCCCGCGAGGCGGCCGGATCAGTACCGCGGTGCTGCGGGACGCCACGCACTGGGACGAAGTGGTCACGGCGCTGGGCTACGAGCACTTGCGGCGGCACGACCTGCGGCACACCGGCTTGACCTGGCTGGCCGATGCTGGCGTGCACGTGCACGTGCACGTGCTGCGGAAGATCGCCGGGCACGGTTCGCTGAGCACCACACAGCGGTACTTACACCCAGATCAGCGTTCCATCAACGAAGCCGGAGACGCTCTTAGCGCCCACCTGAAGGCTCCAAGATCTCGCATAGAACGTCAACTCAGATCTGCCTAG
- a CDS encoding RNA-directed DNA polymerase: protein MKFTRRDIASVDDHIELAWSRIPAGGGDFDLPDVISFADVRHYWQDYKAKLVQDIVRGSYYPGTVEIVDLPKGVLSVRPLARMSLPDRLVYEACVFAMAPAIDAVIPRAVYSYRWWKRGRTLVPSLKTWLDMQRRGRQLHKRHSSFLLAKTDVTSFYEYIDVDILMDDLDALDVPAWAVETLGRFLRAFNSLNQAWGLPQSSDASGILANLYLLPVDNEIIRNGLRHLRYSDDIWMFGSDWLDLRKVLLNINQILRTRRLSLASNKTKILPGSRVPDEFEDAEKDALNYGLQVAPAATLSKIRAMFDKAVGSDPVDVRDVRYSLTRLRREDDAYAVDWLLKNLGGLPHMARESLRYLDAFFDDFDTMGDALVDLLVNSNLAIYPYAEQHLLSFMIRRKVKSARANSEAWRILRDRNKESYVREFAARYLGREPAAGDGGRLRREFQKETNPRVRRALLVACYEARQRSSSWLDIIAASGSEVALTARYLKEGPKSVPVPWIEGSRAWRRI, encoded by the coding sequence ATGAAGTTCACGCGAAGAGATATCGCGTCCGTCGATGATCACATCGAGCTTGCCTGGTCGCGGATTCCCGCCGGCGGCGGAGACTTCGACCTTCCCGACGTCATCTCGTTTGCTGACGTCCGCCACTATTGGCAGGACTACAAAGCTAAGCTCGTTCAAGATATCGTACGAGGCTCGTACTATCCCGGTACCGTAGAGATCGTTGATCTTCCGAAAGGTGTACTTTCTGTACGCCCGTTGGCGCGTATGAGCCTTCCTGATCGGCTGGTCTATGAAGCCTGCGTTTTTGCTATGGCTCCAGCTATCGATGCGGTTATCCCTCGTGCTGTGTACAGCTATAGATGGTGGAAGCGAGGGCGCACGCTTGTTCCATCTCTTAAGACCTGGCTCGATATGCAGCGTAGGGGTCGTCAGCTACATAAACGCCACTCTTCTTTCCTGCTTGCTAAGACGGATGTAACTTCCTTCTATGAATACATTGACGTAGACATTTTGATGGATGACCTCGACGCGCTCGACGTGCCTGCCTGGGCGGTGGAGACGCTTGGCCGATTTTTGCGCGCATTCAACAGCCTCAATCAAGCGTGGGGACTTCCGCAAAGCTCCGATGCCTCGGGTATTTTGGCCAATCTGTATTTGTTGCCCGTCGACAATGAGATTATCCGGAATGGGCTTCGGCATCTCCGGTATTCTGACGACATCTGGATGTTTGGCTCGGACTGGCTAGACTTGCGAAAAGTGCTGTTGAATATAAATCAGATTTTGCGAACTCGACGACTCAGCCTCGCCTCTAACAAGACCAAGATCTTGCCGGGAAGTAGAGTGCCGGATGAATTCGAAGACGCCGAAAAGGATGCCTTGAACTACGGTCTTCAGGTTGCGCCTGCTGCAACGCTGTCGAAAATCAGGGCGATGTTCGATAAGGCAGTGGGTAGTGACCCTGTCGACGTAAGAGACGTCCGGTATAGCCTCACTAGGCTTCGCCGTGAAGACGACGCTTACGCGGTCGACTGGTTGTTAAAGAACTTGGGTGGGCTTCCACATATGGCTCGCGAGTCGCTCCGCTACCTCGACGCTTTCTTCGACGACTTCGACACCATGGGTGACGCTCTCGTGGACCTTCTGGTTAACAGTAACCTTGCGATCTACCCCTATGCAGAGCAGCACCTTCTTAGCTTCATGATCCGCCGAAAGGTAAAAAGCGCTAGAGCGAACAGTGAAGCGTGGAGGATTTTGCGCGACCGGAACAAGGAATCTTACGTGCGCGAGTTCGCGGCTCGTTATCTAGGTCGAGAGCCTGCCGCTGGTGACGGCGGCCGGCTCAGGCGGGAGTTCCAGAAAGAAACCAATCCACGAGTTAGGCGGGCACTACTTGTTGCATGCTACGAAGCCCGCCAGCGTTCGTCCTCTTGGTTAGATATCATTGCGGCGTCGGGATCGGAAGTTGCTCTGACCGCGCGGTACCTCAAAGAAGGTCCAAAGTCGGTACCGGTCCCCTGGATAGAAGGGTCTAGGGCATGGCGTCGGATCTGA
- the der gene encoding ribosome biogenesis GTPase Der: MTFTDGLAGPDDEPAGPQPVVAVVGRPNVGKSTLVNRIIGRRQAVVEDKPGVTRDRVPYDAQWNGRRFTVVDTGGWEPNAKDRAAAIAAQAEIAVQTADVVVFVVDAMVGATDVDEKAVRMLRSSAKPVILVGNKADNQAIEMETTALWSLGLGEPYPISALHGRGSGDLLDAILEAMPPAPPIIEGGPRGPRRVALVGRPNVGKSSLLNRLAREERAVVDSVAGTTVDPVDSLVEMDGEVFQFVDTAGLRKRVNQASGTEYYASLRTAGAVEAAEVAVVLLDAGEPISEQDQRVLTSVVEAGRALVIAFNKWDLVDQDRRYYLDKEIERELKRIPWAIRVNISAKTGRAVDKLAPAIRRALESWEKRIPTGTLNQWLTALTQATPHPVRGGRAPRVLFATQAGVAPPRFVLFTTGPFDAGYQRFVERKLREEFGFDGSPVEVSVRPRKKLGPGGRGKAHG, encoded by the coding sequence GTGACCTTCACCGACGGGCTCGCCGGCCCGGATGACGAGCCGGCCGGCCCGCAACCCGTCGTGGCGGTGGTCGGTCGTCCCAACGTGGGCAAGTCGACCCTGGTCAACCGCATCATCGGTCGTCGCCAGGCGGTCGTCGAGGACAAACCCGGCGTCACCCGCGACCGCGTCCCGTACGACGCGCAGTGGAACGGCCGCCGCTTCACCGTGGTCGACACCGGCGGCTGGGAACCCAACGCCAAGGACCGGGCGGCCGCCATCGCCGCCCAGGCCGAGATCGCCGTGCAGACCGCCGACGTGGTGGTCTTCGTGGTCGACGCCATGGTGGGCGCCACCGATGTCGACGAGAAGGCCGTGCGGATGCTGCGCAGCAGCGCCAAGCCGGTCATCCTGGTCGGCAACAAAGCGGACAACCAGGCCATCGAGATGGAAACCACCGCGTTGTGGTCCTTGGGCCTGGGCGAGCCCTACCCGATCTCAGCCCTGCACGGCCGCGGCTCCGGCGACCTGCTCGACGCCATCCTCGAAGCCATGCCGCCGGCCCCGCCGATCATCGAGGGAGGCCCCCGCGGCCCCCGCCGGGTGGCCCTGGTGGGCCGCCCCAACGTCGGCAAGTCCTCCCTGCTCAACCGGCTCGCCCGCGAGGAACGAGCGGTCGTCGACTCGGTAGCCGGCACCACCGTCGACCCGGTCGACAGCCTCGTCGAGATGGACGGCGAAGTCTTCCAGTTCGTCGACACAGCCGGCCTCCGCAAGCGCGTCAACCAGGCATCGGGCACCGAGTACTACGCCTCCCTCCGCACCGCCGGCGCGGTAGAAGCGGCCGAGGTGGCCGTGGTCCTCCTGGACGCCGGCGAGCCCATCAGCGAGCAGGACCAGCGCGTCCTGACCTCGGTGGTGGAGGCGGGCCGGGCCCTGGTCATCGCCTTCAACAAGTGGGATCTGGTCGACCAGGACCGCCGCTACTACCTCGACAAGGAAATCGAGCGAGAGCTCAAGCGCATCCCCTGGGCCATCCGCGTCAACATCTCGGCCAAGACAGGACGAGCGGTCGACAAGCTCGCCCCCGCCATCCGCCGAGCCCTGGAAAGCTGGGAGAAGCGCATCCCCACAGGCACGCTCAACCAGTGGCTGACAGCGCTCACCCAGGCCACCCCCCACCCCGTCCGAGGCGGCCGGGCCCCCCGGGTCCTGTTCGCCACCCAGGCCGGCGTGGCCCCGCCCCGCTTCGTCCTGTTCACCACAGGCCCCTTCGACGCCGGCTACCAACGCTTCGTAGAACGCAAACTCCGCGAAGAGTTCGGCTTCGACGGCAGCCCCGTAGAAGTCTCCGTCCGCCCCCGCAAAAAACTAGGCCCCGGCGGCCGCGGCAAAGCCCACGGGTGA
- the cmk gene encoding (d)CMP kinase, which produces MEQVSRPERCVVAVDGPSGSGKSTVSRRLATLLDGIYLDTGAMYRAITWAVLQSGADLSDPDAIIKVAQETDLSIGTDPRAPHFEANGVDVDAAIRGPEVTGAVSAVAAIPQVRAQLVQFQQDIIAGAPRIVVEGRDIASVVAPDADLKVYLTASAAARAQRRSAEDATDVKATEKDLERRDKLDSSRAADPLRQASDAVELDTTGMGIDEVVNRLVALLNSKVSS; this is translated from the coding sequence GTGGAGCAAGTTTCGCGGCCCGAGCGGTGTGTAGTGGCCGTCGACGGTCCCTCGGGATCGGGTAAGTCCACCGTTTCGCGCCGCCTGGCGACCCTGCTCGACGGCATCTACCTCGACACCGGCGCGATGTACCGGGCGATCACCTGGGCCGTGCTGCAGTCCGGCGCCGACCTGTCGGACCCCGACGCGATCATCAAGGTCGCCCAGGAGACGGATCTCTCGATCGGCACCGACCCGCGGGCGCCGCACTTCGAGGCCAACGGCGTGGACGTCGACGCGGCCATCCGGGGCCCCGAGGTCACCGGTGCCGTCTCGGCCGTCGCTGCGATCCCGCAGGTACGGGCGCAGCTCGTGCAGTTCCAGCAGGACATCATCGCCGGCGCCCCGCGCATCGTGGTGGAGGGCCGGGACATCGCCTCGGTCGTCGCCCCCGACGCCGACCTCAAGGTCTACCTGACCGCCTCGGCCGCCGCCCGCGCCCAGCGCCGCAGCGCCGAGGACGCCACCGACGTCAAGGCCACCGAGAAGGATCTGGAGCGCCGCGACAAGCTCGACTCCTCGCGCGCCGCCGACCCGCTGCGCCAGGCCTCCGACGCCGTCGAACTGGACACCACCGGCATGGGCATCGACGAGGTCGTCAACCGCCTGGTGGCACTTTTGAACAGCAAGGTGAGTTCGTGA